From Streptomyces griseorubiginosus, one genomic window encodes:
- a CDS encoding SDR family NAD(P)-dependent oxidoreductase, whose amino-acid sequence MLLTDKTAIVYGAGGSIGGAVARAFAEQGARVHLVGRTRQTLEAVAADIKNAEVAVVDALDEAAVEAHADSVGDIDISVNLVTRGDVQGAPLTDMAVDDFMRPVTDGLRANFLTARAAGRRMAARGSGVILALNSGSAHGSPMMGGTGPADGAIDTLVRNLAIELGPRGVRAVGLWVAGVPETFTVEKLAAVNPAIDAAAVQGIVDHLAGMRMTRRNPTLAEVAATAVFLASDHAGGITGTFVNATGGMVSV is encoded by the coding sequence ATGCTGCTCACCGACAAGACCGCGATCGTCTACGGCGCCGGCGGATCCATCGGCGGGGCCGTCGCCCGCGCCTTCGCCGAGCAGGGTGCGAGGGTCCACCTCGTCGGCCGGACCCGGCAGACCCTGGAAGCGGTGGCCGCCGACATCAAGAACGCCGAGGTGGCCGTCGTGGACGCGCTGGACGAGGCGGCGGTCGAGGCGCACGCCGACTCGGTCGGCGACATCGACATCTCCGTCAACCTGGTCACCCGCGGCGACGTACAGGGCGCGCCGCTGACCGACATGGCCGTCGACGACTTCATGCGGCCGGTCACCGACGGCCTGCGCGCCAATTTCCTCACCGCCCGCGCCGCGGGACGCCGGATGGCCGCCCGGGGCAGCGGAGTCATCCTGGCCCTCAACAGCGGTTCCGCGCACGGCAGTCCGATGATGGGCGGCACCGGTCCCGCGGACGGCGCGATCGACACGCTCGTGCGCAACCTGGCGATCGAGCTGGGGCCGCGCGGGGTGCGGGCGGTCGGGCTGTGGGTGGCCGGGGTGCCGGAGACGTTCACCGTCGAGAAGCTCGCCGCGGTCAACCCGGCGATCGACGCGGCCGCCGTCCAGGGCATCGTCGACCACCTGGCCGGGATGCGCATGACCCGCCGCAACCCCACGCTCGCCGAAGTGGCCGCCACCGCGGTGTTCCTCGCCTCCGACCACGCGGGCGGGATCACCGGCACGTTCGTCAACGCGACGGGCGGGATGGTCTCCGTCTGA
- a CDS encoding M14 family zinc carboxypeptidase produces the protein MRTSLYPAVDELERRARALVRAAPGLLRLEKVGQSRAGRPLWLLSAGHADRHILAVAGAHANEPVGGASALRLAALFAGRPELLERLGCAWHFLLCLDPDGAHLAHGWQPEEPEPSLTECHRGFYRPAFARQPESLPLPPGEPLPESATLVRILDELRPLAQFTLHGIEFGGAFVMMTRTVPGVADAFRRTAARLRIPVDRHPVDGPDWRLDPPGVLVLPDGHGAGERDPSGFVAESTWFHPRRHGTVTTLIETPAWAVPSVSDARPVTDPDRAAARLGEVLLGRSRELAAVLGTRLDGAVPEELAPLRDAARELLGVAPSIVDSWAAEEPGLFRGYFATRGISARRIPLRVAAMASRALARTDPRTVEILDDLVREWSQELEKTYDLRWVPVAAQTGLHVRTMLDTARLLCDRR, from the coding sequence GTGCGGACTTCGCTCTATCCGGCAGTCGACGAACTGGAGCGAAGGGCCCGCGCGCTGGTCCGCGCCGCCCCGGGCCTGCTCCGCCTGGAGAAGGTGGGACAGAGCCGGGCAGGCCGGCCGCTGTGGCTGCTGTCCGCCGGACACGCCGACCGGCACATCCTCGCGGTCGCCGGCGCGCACGCCAACGAACCGGTGGGCGGGGCCTCCGCACTGCGCCTCGCCGCCCTGTTCGCCGGCCGGCCCGAACTGCTCGAACGGCTCGGCTGCGCCTGGCACTTCCTGCTCTGTCTCGACCCCGACGGGGCCCACCTCGCGCACGGCTGGCAGCCGGAGGAGCCGGAGCCCTCGCTGACGGAGTGTCACCGCGGTTTCTACCGGCCCGCGTTCGCCCGCCAGCCGGAGTCCCTGCCGCTGCCTCCCGGGGAGCCGCTCCCGGAGTCGGCCACGCTCGTGCGGATCCTCGACGAGCTGCGGCCCCTCGCCCAGTTCACCCTGCACGGCATCGAGTTCGGCGGCGCCTTCGTGATGATGACGCGCACCGTGCCGGGCGTCGCGGACGCGTTCCGCCGGACGGCGGCGCGGCTGCGCATCCCCGTGGACCGGCACCCCGTCGACGGCCCCGACTGGCGGCTCGACCCGCCCGGCGTCCTGGTGCTGCCCGACGGCCACGGCGCGGGTGAGCGCGACCCGAGCGGCTTCGTCGCCGAGAGCACCTGGTTCCACCCGCGCCGCCACGGCACGGTGACCACCCTGATCGAGACCCCCGCCTGGGCGGTGCCCTCGGTGAGCGACGCGCGACCCGTGACCGACCCTGACCGTGCGGCCGCGCGGCTGGGAGAAGTGCTGCTGGGCCGGAGCCGGGAGCTGGCCGCCGTTCTCGGGACGCGGCTCGACGGGGCCGTACCGGAGGAACTGGCGCCGCTGCGGGATGCAGCGCGGGAGCTCCTCGGGGTGGCTCCGTCGATCGTGGACAGCTGGGCCGCGGAGGAACCCGGCCTGTTCCGCGGGTACTTCGCGACGCGGGGCATCTCCGCGCGTCGCATCCCGCTCCGGGTGGCGGCGATGGCGAGCCGCGCCCTGGCCCGCACCGACCCGCGGACCGTGGAGATCCTCGACGACCTGGTGCGCGAGTGGAGCCAGGAACTGGAGAAGACGTACGACCTGCGGTGGGTACCGGTGGCCGCGCAGACAGGGCTGCATGTGCGGACCATGCTCGACACGGCCCGGCTGCTGTGCGATCGGCGCTGA
- the pepN gene encoding aminopeptidase N yields the protein MPGTNLTREEAQQRAKLLSVESYEIDLDLSGAQEGGTYRSVTTVRFDVAENGADSFIDLVAPTVHEVTLNGDALDPAEVFQDSRIALPGLLEGRNILRVVADAAYTNTGEGLHRFVDPVDQQAYLYTQFEVPDARRVFASFEQPDLKATFQFTVKAPTGWTVISNSPTPEPKDDVWVFEPTPRISSYITALIVGPYHSVHSVYEKDGQSVPLGIYCRPSLAEHLDSDAIFEVTRQGFEWFQEKFDYAYPFKKYDQLFVPEFNAGAMENAGAVTIRDQYVFRSKVTDAAYEMRAETILHELAHMWFGDLVTMEWWNDLWLNESFATYTSIACQAYAPDSRWPHSWTTFANSMKTWAYRQDQLPSTHPIMAEIRDLDDVLVNFDGITYAKGASVLKQLVAYVGMDEFFGGVQAYFKRHAYGNTRLSDLLGALEETSGRDLGTWSQKWLQTAGINVLRPEIETDAEGVITSFAIRQEAPALPAGAKGEPTLRPHRIAVGLYELDDDSGKLVRDERIELDVDGELTAVPQLVGKRRPAVVLLNDDDLSYAKVRLDEQSLAFVTEHLGDFESSLPRALCWASAWDMTRDAELATRDYLSLVLSGIGKESDIGVVQSLHRQVKLAIELYAAPSAREALLTRWTDATLAHLRSAAAGSDHQLAWARAFAATARTPEQLDLLEGLLDGSQVVEGLAVDTELRWAFVQRLASVGRYDESEIAAEYERDKTAAGERHAATARASRPTEEAKAEAWAQVVESDKLPNAVQEAVIGGFVQTDQRELLAPYTDKYFEVVKDIWESRSHEIAQQIAVGLYPSLQVSQETLDKTDAWLASAEPNAALRRLVSESRAGVERALKAQAADAQAEQ from the coding sequence GTGCCTGGCACAAACCTGACTCGCGAAGAGGCTCAGCAGCGGGCGAAGCTGCTCAGCGTCGAGTCCTACGAGATCGATCTCGACCTCTCCGGCGCGCAGGAGGGCGGTACCTACCGGTCCGTGACCACGGTGCGCTTCGACGTCGCCGAGAACGGCGCCGATTCCTTCATCGACCTCGTGGCTCCCACGGTCCACGAGGTCACCCTGAACGGGGACGCCCTCGACCCCGCCGAGGTCTTCCAGGACTCCCGGATCGCCCTCCCCGGCCTCCTGGAGGGGCGCAACATCCTGCGGGTCGTCGCCGACGCGGCGTACACCAACACCGGTGAGGGCCTGCACCGCTTCGTCGACCCGGTCGACCAGCAGGCCTACCTGTACACGCAGTTCGAGGTGCCGGACGCCCGCCGGGTCTTCGCCTCCTTCGAGCAGCCCGACCTGAAGGCCACCTTCCAGTTCACCGTGAAGGCGCCGACCGGCTGGACGGTCATCTCCAACTCCCCGACACCGGAGCCGAAGGACGACGTCTGGGTCTTCGAGCCGACCCCGCGCATCTCGTCGTACATCACCGCGCTGATCGTCGGCCCGTACCACTCCGTGCACAGCGTGTACGAGAAGGACGGCCAGTCCGTGCCGCTCGGCATCTACTGCCGTCCCTCGCTGGCCGAGCACCTCGACTCGGACGCCATCTTCGAGGTGACCCGGCAGGGCTTCGAGTGGTTCCAGGAGAAGTTCGACTACGCGTACCCGTTCAAGAAGTACGACCAGCTGTTCGTGCCGGAGTTCAACGCGGGCGCGATGGAGAACGCCGGCGCGGTCACCATCCGCGACCAGTACGTCTTCCGGTCCAAGGTGACCGACGCCGCGTACGAGATGCGCGCCGAGACCATCCTGCACGAGCTGGCCCACATGTGGTTCGGCGACCTCGTGACCATGGAGTGGTGGAACGACCTGTGGCTGAACGAGTCGTTCGCCACCTACACCTCCATCGCCTGCCAGGCGTACGCCCCTGACAGCCGGTGGCCGCACTCCTGGACCACGTTCGCCAACTCGATGAAGACGTGGGCGTACCGCCAGGACCAGCTGCCGTCCACGCACCCGATCATGGCCGAGATCCGCGACCTCGACGACGTGCTGGTCAACTTCGACGGCATCACGTACGCCAAGGGCGCCTCCGTCCTCAAGCAACTCGTCGCCTACGTCGGCATGGACGAGTTCTTCGGCGGTGTACAGGCGTACTTCAAGCGCCACGCGTACGGCAACACCCGGCTGTCCGACCTGCTGGGCGCGCTGGAGGAGACCTCGGGGCGTGACCTCGGGACCTGGTCGCAGAAGTGGCTCCAGACGGCAGGCATCAACGTCCTGCGCCCGGAGATCGAGACGGACGCGGAGGGTGTCATCACCTCCTTCGCCATCCGCCAGGAGGCTCCGGCGCTCCCGGCCGGTGCGAAGGGCGAGCCGACCCTGCGTCCGCACCGGATCGCGGTCGGCCTGTACGAACTCGACGACGACAGCGGCAAGCTGGTCCGCGACGAGCGGATCGAGCTGGACGTGGACGGCGAGCTGACGGCCGTACCGCAGCTGGTCGGCAAGCGCCGTCCGGCGGTCGTGCTCCTCAACGACGACGACCTGTCGTACGCCAAGGTCCGCCTCGACGAGCAGTCGCTGGCCTTCGTCACCGAGCACCTGGGCGACTTCGAGTCCTCGCTGCCGCGCGCGCTGTGCTGGGCGTCGGCGTGGGACATGACGAGGGACGCCGAGCTCGCGACCCGCGACTACCTGTCCCTGGTCCTCTCCGGTATCGGTAAGGAGTCCGACATCGGTGTCGTGCAGTCGCTGCACCGGCAGGTGAAGCTGGCGATCGAGCTGTACGCCGCCCCCTCCGCCCGCGAGGCCCTGCTGACCCGCTGGACCGACGCCACGCTGGCGCATCTGCGGTCGGCGGCCGCGGGCAGCGACCACCAGCTGGCGTGGGCGCGGGCGTTCGCGGCGACCGCCCGTACGCCGGAGCAGCTGGACCTCCTGGAGGGGCTGCTCGACGGGTCCCAGGTCGTCGAGGGCCTGGCCGTCGACACCGAGCTGCGCTGGGCGTTCGTGCAGCGGCTGGCCTCGGTGGGCCGCTACGACGAGTCGGAGATCGCCGCCGAGTACGAGCGGGACAAGACCGCCGCCGGTGAGCGCCACGCGGCGACCGCGCGTGCCTCGCGGCCCACCGAGGAGGCGAAGGCGGAGGCCTGGGCGCAGGTCGTCGAGTCCGACAAACTGCCCAACGCCGTCCAGGAGGCCGTGATCGGCGGGTTCGTGCAGACCGACCAGCGGGAGCTGCTCGCGCCGTACACGGACAAGTACTTCGAGGTGGTCAAGGACATCTGGGAGTCCCGCTCGCACGAGATCGCCCAGCAGATCGCGGTCGGCCTCTACCCCTCGCTCCAGGTCTCCCAGGAGACCCTGGACAAGACGGACGCCTGGCTGGCCTCGGCGGAGCCGAACGCGGCCCTGCGCCGGCTCGTCTCCGAGTCCCGCGCGGGCGTGGAGCGGGCGCTGAAGGCCCAGGCGGCGGACGCGCAGGCGGAGCAGTAG